The DNA segment ACAGGTTCGGTGGGCAGGATGTTGTCTGGGCGGCCCACCAGCATTTCCGCGATGGGCAGCACGGCGTCATGCACCTCGGCGCGCAGGCCGTCCAGCTTGCCGGGCTTGAAGGCAAAGGCGGTGGCCTCGGCCCGGTAGCGCCGCGCCAGTTCCTCGTAGGCGGCGTCCACCTGCGCGTCGGTCAGTTCGGGGTGTTCGTCGTACACGCCGTACACCGCCAGCTCGATGCTCATGAACTGGTTCTCGTATTTGTCGGTGAATTCGCTCATCGCAACTTTTCCCTGATCCAGCCGCTCAACTCGCTGATCTTCACACGCTCCTGCGCCAGCGTGTCGCGGTCCCGCACGGTCACGGTGTCTTTCAAGGCTGGGTCAGATTCCTTGCCCTCGCCGCCGCCCAGGCCCAGGGTGTCGAAGTCCACCGTCACGCAGTACGGTGTGCCCACCTCATCGTGGCGGCGGTACGCCTTGCCGATGTTGCCGCTGTCCTCGTACAGCACGCGGCCCAGGCCCAGGCCCTGAAGCTCGGCCTTGATCGCTTTGGCCACCGTCGTGATTTCCTCGCGGTTGCGCGCCAGCGGAATCACGGCCACCTTGATCGGCGCGAGGTGCGGCTTCAGCTTGAGGACAATCCGCTCGCTGCCGTTTTCCAGCGTCTCTTTCGTAAACGCCTCAGACAGTACGGCCAGCAATGCGCGGTCCACGCCCGCCGACGGCTCGATCACGAACGGCACGACGGGCTTATTCGTCTCCGGGTGCGGGATGGTCAGCTTGGCGATGGAGTCGTTGTTCTCGCTCACCGTCGCCACCAGATTCAGCTCGGATTGCGACTTGGTGTGGGACCCCAGATCGTAGTCGCTGCGGTTGGCGATGCCCTCGATTTCTTCAAAGCCCAGCGTGGGATAGTCGTACATCAGGTCATAGGTGCGCTTGGAATAGTGGGCCAGATCCTCGGGCGGCACGTCCAGAATCTCGATCTTGCTGCGCGGGATGCCCTGGGCTTCCCACCACGCCAGCCGTTTGTCCAGCCAGTGCTGATGCCAGTCCTCGTCGGTGCCGGGGACGCAGAAGAATTCAATTTCCATCTGCTCCAGCTCGCGCACGCGGAAGATGAAGTTGCGCGGCGTGATCTCGTTGCGAAAGGCCTTGCCGATCTGCGCGATGCCGAAAGGCAGGCGGCGCGAGGTGCTGTCCACCACGTTTTTAAAGTTGGTGAAGATGCCCTGCGCGGTTTCGGGGCGCAGGTAGCCGTAACTTTCCTCATCCGCCACCGGGCCGATGGTGGTCTTGAACATCATGTTGAAGGGCTTCGGCTCGGTCCAGTCGCCCACCTCGCCGGAAAAGGCGTCGCGCACCCCTGCCGCCTTCAGGACTTCAGAAGCCTTCGCGGGCTGCTTGATCAGGGCCGCCACCACCGCCGGAAAGTTACTCGCATCCTCGCCAATTCCGGCGGCCACTTTCTCAATTACGTCGGCCTTCTGATCCTTGACCAGATGGTCCAGCCGGTAGCGCTTGTTGTTCTTCTTGTTGTCCACCATCGGGTCAGAAAAGGTGGCCTCGTGGCCGCTGTGGCGCAGGACCATACGGTGCATGATGATGCTGGAATCCAGTCCCTCCATATCGTCGCGCTCGTAGACGTTGGCCCGCCACCACGCGGCTTTGATGTTGTTCTTCAGCTCCACGCCCAGGGGGCCGTAATCGTAAAAGCCTTGCAGGCCGCCGTAGATCTCGGACCCCTGAAAAATAAAGCCCCGGCGTTTGCACAGGCTGACCAGTTCTTCCATCGATGATGCGGGCATCTTGCGTCCTCCTTTACGGGCCTTGCCCCGCTGGAAGACAATAAAAACGCCCCAGACGGCACTTGCTCAGCCCGTCTGGGGACGCGAAAAAACTCCGCGCGGTTCCACCCCAGTTCCAGCGCGCGGCGGTCTGCCGCATTCTGGCCCTCTTTGAATCTTCAACAGCTCCCCGCCGCCCTTCACACGCTGCCGCCCACCTGACTTCCACCGTCTCAGGCTCGCTCTTAAGGGGCACATGCGCGCTACTCCTGCGGATCAACGCTGCGGGTATTGTGGCGCGGCGCGGGGGAGAGGGTCAAGTGGGCCGTCTGTTTCAGGGCACCCTGACCACCTGCGGCGTCAGTTTTCCCTGGCTGTCCACATGCATCAGCGCCAGCCTGCGCTGTCCGGGGTGCAGGTCAAGCTGATGGGCGGGCCTGCCCTGCGTATCTAACAAAATCCACAGGTCAGGCGTTTCCATGTGCCCGTGCAGACTGGCGCTGAATCCATCTGGAAGCAGCGGCAGGGTGCGGAGGCGTGCGCCGTTGTCGCTCTCTAGCCCCAGGGGATGCCACACCACTTCGTCGTTCACGGCGCTGGGCGTCAGGTCGGCGGCGCGGTTCTGTCCGCTCAGATACCGGGATGGGGTGGGCCGCGTGGCGTGCGAGAGCAGGACCTCCGCACCCGGCGGCCCGACGCTCAGCCACAGCCGCCCATGCCCGCGTAGCCAGCGTAGGTCTTCGGCCAGTTCGCCCGCCTCCCCCTTGCCTTTCCAGCCGTACGAGGCCGCCGCCTCTCTGCCGCCCACCCGCCACCACACGTCCATCAGGGGGCGGTGATCGTCCAAAACGCTGGCCATCGCCATCACCTCATGGTTGCCCAGCAGCACCTCGGCGCGGCCAGACCCGTGCAGTGCGCGCACCGTCGCCAGGATTTGCCGCGAGTCGTCGGGAGTGCCGGGCATCGTCCCGGCTTTGCGGGCCTCGCGGCGGCGCGGCGAATCGTCGATCAGATCGCCCAGAAAGGCCAGACGGCTGGCGGGGT comes from the Deinococcus sp. AJ005 genome and includes:
- a CDS encoding glycine--tRNA ligase — encoded protein: MPASSMEELVSLCKRRGFIFQGSEIYGGLQGFYDYGPLGVELKNNIKAAWWRANVYERDDMEGLDSSIIMHRMVLRHSGHEATFSDPMVDNKKNNKRYRLDHLVKDQKADVIEKVAAGIGEDASNFPAVVAALIKQPAKASEVLKAAGVRDAFSGEVGDWTEPKPFNMMFKTTIGPVADEESYGYLRPETAQGIFTNFKNVVDSTSRRLPFGIAQIGKAFRNEITPRNFIFRVRELEQMEIEFFCVPGTDEDWHQHWLDKRLAWWEAQGIPRSKIEILDVPPEDLAHYSKRTYDLMYDYPTLGFEEIEGIANRSDYDLGSHTKSQSELNLVATVSENNDSIAKLTIPHPETNKPVVPFVIEPSAGVDRALLAVLSEAFTKETLENGSERIVLKLKPHLAPIKVAVIPLARNREEITTVAKAIKAELQGLGLGRVLYEDSGNIGKAYRRHDEVGTPYCVTVDFDTLGLGGGEGKESDPALKDTVTVRDRDTLAQERVKISELSGWIREKLR
- a CDS encoding metallophosphoesterase produces the protein MIAPAPPWHARQWDGSWLVIPDLHGHAARLDAALQQAARHPASRLAFLGDLIDDSPRRREARKAGTMPGTPDDSRQILATVRALHGSGRAEVLLGNHEVMAMASVLDDHRPLMDVWWRVGGREAAASYGWKGKGEAGELAEDLRWLRGHGRLWLSVGPPGAEVLLSHATRPTPSRYLSGQNRAADLTPSAVNDEVVWHPLGLESDNGARLRTLPLLPDGFSASLHGHMETPDLWILLDTQGRPAHQLDLHPGQRRLALMHVDSQGKLTPQVVRVP